The Salminus brasiliensis chromosome 8, fSalBra1.hap2, whole genome shotgun sequence genome has a window encoding:
- the LOC140560878 gene encoding nectin-1-like isoform X1 yields the protein MNLLAHRLMVCLVSIQLCSTSTAIKVIGQRVTFTAGEEGTLFCQLVDTSEQLTRITWQKRTPNSPKNENIFVITPDGKTENINGLGDRIEFIGNIQEYIGSVRLKNVNLADEGIYTCIFNIFPSGPFEREIPLTVHVRPVVSVNADVIPVAGDSEVILVTCIAAKAQPEAHISWNLGALSDLVKVETNVSAEPDGFYTVKSRLIGVASRELNQQKVQCLVNHPTLKEELILDYALVIHYPPQIVYIVSVNVKASQELRCVADANPQPTVFIWSRVNKTLSGRVDNEKLEILLDSNNNGLYMCIASNQYGNGTATMYMHIPAGSSTACWSLFSTLVIGLAIFFISK from the exons ATGAACCTTCTTGCTCATCGTCTGATGGTCTGTCTTGTATCCATTCAGCTCTGCAGCACAAGTacag CCATAAAGGTCATTGGTCAAAGGGTCACCTTCACAGCAGGAGAGGAAGGCACCTTGTTCTGTCAGCTGGTCGACACAAGTGAGCAACTTACACGGATTACATGGCAAAAAAGGACACCGAACAGCCCTAAGAATGAGAATATTTTTGTCATTACTCCAGACGGCAAAACAGAAAACATCAATGGATTAGGAGACAGAATTGAATTTATTGGAAACATTCAAGAATACATTGGTTCAGTTCGTCTGAAGAATGTGAACTTAGCAGATGAAGGAATCTACACGTGCATTTTCAACATCTTTCCAAGTGGACCctttgagagagagataccGCTTACTGTACATG TTCGTCCTGTCGTCAGTGTGAACGCTGATGTGATTCCTGTTGCTGGTGATTCTGAAGTGATCTTGGTAACCTGCATCGCGGCTAAAGCTCAACCTGAGGCGCATATTTCCTGGAATCTCGGTGCTCTGAGTGACCTTGTGAAAGTAGAAACTAATGTGTCTGCAGAACCTGATGGATTCTACACTGTCAAAAGCCGCCTGATTGGTGTAGCATCCCGAGAGCTGAACCAGCAGAAGGTTCAGTGTTTGGTGAATCACCCTACCCTGAAGGAGGAGCTCATACTGGACTATGCACTAGTAATCCACT ATCCTCCGCAGATTGTGTATATAGTTTCAGTTAATGTTAAAGCATCTCAAGAATTGAGGTGTGTAGCTGATGCCAATCCTCAACCAACGGTGTTCATCTGGAGCAG GGTAAACAAGACGCTTTCTGGCAGAGTTGATAATGAGAAGCTGGAAATCTTACTGGACTCTAACAATAATGGCCTGTATATGTGTATAGCTTCAAACCAGTATGGAAATGGAACAGCCACTATGTACATGCATATTCCCGCAG GATCCAGTACTGCCTGTTGGAGTTTGTTCTCCACCCTTGTCATTGGACTtgctatattttttatttcgaAATGa
- the LOC140560878 gene encoding nectin-1-like isoform X2 has protein sequence MAKAIKVIGQRVTFTAGEEGTLFCQLVDTSEQLTRITWQKRTPNSPKNENIFVITPDGKTENINGLGDRIEFIGNIQEYIGSVRLKNVNLADEGIYTCIFNIFPSGPFEREIPLTVHVRPVVSVNADVIPVAGDSEVILVTCIAAKAQPEAHISWNLGALSDLVKVETNVSAEPDGFYTVKSRLIGVASRELNQQKVQCLVNHPTLKEELILDYALVIHYPPQIVYIVSVNVKASQELRCVADANPQPTVFIWSRVNKTLSGRVDNEKLEILLDSNNNGLYMCIASNQYGNGTATMYMHIPAGSSTACWSLFSTLVIGLAIFFISK, from the exons ATGGCAAAAG CCATAAAGGTCATTGGTCAAAGGGTCACCTTCACAGCAGGAGAGGAAGGCACCTTGTTCTGTCAGCTGGTCGACACAAGTGAGCAACTTACACGGATTACATGGCAAAAAAGGACACCGAACAGCCCTAAGAATGAGAATATTTTTGTCATTACTCCAGACGGCAAAACAGAAAACATCAATGGATTAGGAGACAGAATTGAATTTATTGGAAACATTCAAGAATACATTGGTTCAGTTCGTCTGAAGAATGTGAACTTAGCAGATGAAGGAATCTACACGTGCATTTTCAACATCTTTCCAAGTGGACCctttgagagagagataccGCTTACTGTACATG TTCGTCCTGTCGTCAGTGTGAACGCTGATGTGATTCCTGTTGCTGGTGATTCTGAAGTGATCTTGGTAACCTGCATCGCGGCTAAAGCTCAACCTGAGGCGCATATTTCCTGGAATCTCGGTGCTCTGAGTGACCTTGTGAAAGTAGAAACTAATGTGTCTGCAGAACCTGATGGATTCTACACTGTCAAAAGCCGCCTGATTGGTGTAGCATCCCGAGAGCTGAACCAGCAGAAGGTTCAGTGTTTGGTGAATCACCCTACCCTGAAGGAGGAGCTCATACTGGACTATGCACTAGTAATCCACT ATCCTCCGCAGATTGTGTATATAGTTTCAGTTAATGTTAAAGCATCTCAAGAATTGAGGTGTGTAGCTGATGCCAATCCTCAACCAACGGTGTTCATCTGGAGCAG GGTAAACAAGACGCTTTCTGGCAGAGTTGATAATGAGAAGCTGGAAATCTTACTGGACTCTAACAATAATGGCCTGTATATGTGTATAGCTTCAAACCAGTATGGAAATGGAACAGCCACTATGTACATGCATATTCCCGCAG GATCCAGTACTGCCTGTTGGAGTTTGTTCTCCACCCTTGTCATTGGACTtgctatattttttatttcgaAATGa
- the LOC140560879 gene encoding nectin-1-like isoform X2 has product MNLLAHRLMVCLVSIQICSTSTAIKVIGQRVTFTAGEEGTLFCQLVNTSEQLTRITWQKRTPNSPKNENIFAITPDGKTENINGLGDRIEFIGNIQEYIGSVRLKNVNLADEGIYTCIFNIFPSGPFEREIPLTVHVRPVVSVNSDVIPVAGDSEVILVTCTAKAQPEAHVSWNLGALSDFVKVETTVSAEPDGLYTVKSRLIGVASRELNQQKVQCLVNHPTLKEELILDYALVIHYPPQIVYIVSVNVPTASQEFRCVADANPQPTTFTWSRVNKTLSGRVDNEKLEILLDSNNNGLYMCIASNQYGNGTATMYMHISAGSSTACWSLFSTLVIGLAIFFISKCIFTQRFSKCISQLRERPSGHVPVPDTTGNHRDSSGSVNL; this is encoded by the exons ATGAACCTTCTTGCTCATCGTCTGATGGTCTGTCTTGTATCCATTCAGATCTGCAGCACAAGTacag CCATAAAGGTCATTGGTCAAAGGGTCACCTTCACAGCAGGAGAGGAAGGCACCTTGTTCTGTCAGCTGGTCAACACAAGTGAGCAACTTACACGGATTACATGGCAAAAAAGGACACCGAATAGCCCTAAGAATGAGAATATTTTTGCCATCACTCCAGACGGCAAAACAGAAAACATCAATGGATTAGGAGACAGAATTGAATTTATTGGAAACATTCAAGAATACATTGGTTCAGTTCGTCTGAAGAATGTGAACTTAGCAGATGAAGGAATCTACACGTGCATTTTCAACATCTTTCCAAGTGGACCctttgagagagagataccGCTTACTGTACATG TTCGTCCTGTCGTCAGTGTGAACTCTGATGTGATTCCTGTTGCTGGTGATTCTGAAGTGATCTTGGTAACCTGCACCGCTAAAGCTCAGCCTGAGGCACATGTTTCCTGGAATCTCGGTGCTCTGAGTGACTTTGTGAAGGTAGAAACTACTGTGTCTGCAGAACCTGATGGATTATACACTGTCAAAAGCCGCCTGATTGGTGTAGCATCCCGAGAGCTGAACCAGCAGAAGGTTCAGTGTTTGGTGAATCACCCTACCCTGAAGGAGGAGCTCATACTGGACTATGCACTAGTCATCCACT ATCCTCCGCAGATTGTGTATATAGTTTCAGTTAATGTTCCGACAGCCTCCCAAGAATTTAGATGTGTTGCTGATGCCAATCCTCAACCAACCACGTTCACCTGGAGCAG ggTAAACAAGACGCTTTCTGGCAGAGTTGATAATGAGAAGCTGGAAATCTTACTGGACTCTAACAATAATGGCCTGTATATGTGTATAGCTTCAAACCAGTATGGAAATGGAACAGCCACTATGTACATGCATATTTCCGCAG GATCCAGTACTGCCTGTTGGAGTTTGTTCTCCACCCTTGTCATTGGACTtgctatattttttatttcgaAATGTATCTTTACTCAGAGATTTTCCAAATGTATTTCACAACTGAGAGAAAG GCCTTCTGGACATGTTCCTGTGCCTGATACCACAGGGAACCACAGGGACAGCAGTGGCAGCGTGAACTTATAA
- the LOC140560879 gene encoding nectin-1-like isoform X1: protein MNLLAHRLMVCLVSIQLCSTSTAIKVIGQRVTFTAGEEGTLFCQLVNTSEQLTRITWQKRTPNSPKNENIFAITPDGKTENINGLGDRIEFIGNIQEYIGSVRLKNVNLADEGIYTCIFNIFPSGPFEREIPLTVHVRPVVSVNSDVIPVAGDSEVILVTCTAKAQPEAHVSWNLGALSDFVKVETTVSAEPDGLYTVKSRLIGVASRELNQQKVQCLVNHPTLKEELILDYALVIHYPPQIVYIVSVNVPTASQEFRCVADANPQPTTFTWSRVNKTLSGRVDNEKLEILLDSNNNGLYMCIASNQYGNGTATMYMHISAGSSTACWSLFSTLVIGLAIFFISKCIFTQRFSKCISQLRERPSGHVPVPDTTGNHRDSSGSVNL from the exons ATGAACCTTCTTGCTCATCGTTTGATGGTCTGTCTTGTATCCATTCAGCTCTGCAGCACAAGTacag CCATAAAGGTCATTGGTCAAAGGGTCACCTTCACAGCAGGAGAGGAAGGCACCTTGTTCTGTCAGCTGGTCAACACAAGTGAGCAACTTACACGGATTACATGGCAAAAAAGGACACCGAATAGCCCTAAGAATGAGAATATTTTTGCCATCACTCCAGACGGCAAAACAGAAAACATCAATGGATTAGGAGACAGAATTGAATTTATTGGAAACATTCAAGAATACATTGGTTCAGTTCGTCTGAAGAATGTGAACTTAGCAGATGAAGGAATCTACACGTGCATTTTCAACATCTTTCCAAGTGGACCctttgagagagagataccGCTTACTGTACATG TTCGTCCTGTCGTCAGTGTGAACTCTGATGTGATTCCTGTTGCTGGTGATTCTGAAGTGATCTTGGTAACCTGCACCGCTAAAGCTCAGCCTGAGGCACATGTTTCCTGGAATCTCGGTGCTCTGAGTGACTTTGTGAAGGTAGAAACTACTGTGTCTGCAGAACCTGATGGATTATACACTGTCAAAAGCCGCCTGATTGGTGTAGCATCCCGAGAGCTGAACCAGCAGAAGGTTCAGTGTTTGGTGAATCACCCTACCCTGAAGGAGGAGCTCATACTGGACTATGCACTAGTCATCCACT ATCCTCCGCAGATTGTGTATATAGTTTCAGTTAATGTTCCGACAGCCTCCCAAGAATTTAGATGTGTTGCTGATGCCAATCCTCAACCAACCACGTTCACCTGGAGCAG ggTAAACAAGACGCTTTCTGGCAGAGTTGATAATGAGAAGCTGGAAATCTTACTGGACTCTAACAATAATGGCCTGTATATGTGTATAGCTTCAAACCAGTATGGAAATGGAACAGCCACTATGTACATGCATATTTCCGCAG GATCCAGTACTGCCTGTTGGAGTTTGTTCTCCACCCTTGTCATTGGACTtgctatattttttatttcgaAATGTATCTTTACTCAGAGATTTTCCAAATGTATTTCACAACTGAGAGAAAG GCCTTCTGGACATGTTCCTGTGCCTGATACCACAGGGAACCACAGGGACAGCAGTGGCAGCGTGAACTTATAA